TCAAGGGCAAAATGAGCAAAGAAAGTAGCGAAACGAGGCTGGGGCCagacaaaaatgaaaatgtagtAATAATTAACAATGAATTGTTAGTTAGTCCCAGTTAGGCAGCGATAATGCTGTGTCTTAATTTATGGAGGTCCGAGGCACGCGACTCGTACTCGGAATCGTACTCGTAATTACCTGGATGTCCCAGACCCGGAGAGTTTTCTATTCATCTCTTGGGGAACTCGGTGGCTGGAACCTTTTGGTGACAGAATTGGCCGGCCGTCTCGCTGGACTGGCCGCTGGCCGCAGAGGAAAGCGAAAGTGCCGCCCAGTTGGACGCAGCTGACTGACGCTGGGAAGAATTTCGACCACAAATCGTTTGGGTAATTAGAAAAGCACAAGGGCCCCGAGTCCGAGAGTACAGAGCCGGGCTTTGGTGaaagggaaatgggaatggaaatgcCACCGGCAGTGGCGGTGGGTATAAAGGTAAGGCCGTAAAATCGAGATGTTGCAGTCACTCGAACAATCCCCAAGGCAGTAGATAGCGAAGATGTTGCTGACCAAGACCCTGGAATATCTTTTTTATCTGGCACTATTTGCCTTTATGTGCAAATACGCCCAGTCAGCGAGTGTTGTCCAGCCTACGGAAGCACCTCCACCAACTCTCGCGGAAACCCTAAAGAAGCCTCAAAAATCGGAAACCCTGCTCAGTGGCTGTGAAACGTCTTCGTTCAGCTGGATGTGCCTTAAGATCGAGTTTGTCAAGATCATGGAAAAACTTGCCGAACAGGAGGAGCTCAATGTTCTACCCGGCGTCAGTGTGGTGAAGGATGAGAATGCCACAGAGCTCAAGACTTCGGAGTTAATGGCCGGTGTGTGATCCCATTTACTTTAAATACCAGTGCTTTCAATTAGTCGctttaaattatgaaaattttaatttctattctcaaattttcttcattttgcAGAAGTTGCGCGGAGCTATCCCAGTGATCCCAGCACTCGGCTGAATGGCTACATAGTGGCCAAGCTGGAGAATCTACTGAAGACGCGCTTTTTAAGATTTCGCCTGCTGGACGACAAAGCTCTGGTAGAAGGTCGCAAACACAAGTTTGGCAAGAAAGGAGGCCTGGAGGCCCTCGTAGCAGCCGGAGTAATGATGAAGGGCATGCTCATGGCCATGGGATTCGGAGCCATTGCTTTGATGGCCGGCAAGGCTCTGATGACAGCTCTGATGGCCCTGACCCTATCGGGAGTCCTGGGTCTCAAGAGTTtggccggcggcggcggaaagTCAACCACCTATGAGATAGTGGCCAAGCCCATTTACACTTCTAGCCACTCGCACTCGGTGACTCACGAGGATGGAGGCCACGGACACAGTCCGCACTTTGCCGctggaggaggcggtggcacCGCCAGTGGCTTTGGCTACGGCGGATATGCTCGATCCATGAAATCTGAGGCATCGACCAACCAAATCTAATAATTCTAGACATCACCTTGTAATATTTtctcataatttatttatttattttacaataagAACTATAAAGCAAGCAAATACAGCAGTAATATGATCAAGCCAAATGATTATACCTAAATTTCAAATAGTCACTAAAATTTACTTAGCTGGCTAAAGCGAATCGTTGTCTATgtctaatttaaaatacataaaaagtTCGTTGTTCCGTATACACTAGCTATGGCTCCATGTGTATAAATCTACTAGAGTTCTGCCTATACATTTCTCGTTTTATATAGGCAAATTCATTCAAATGTGAAAGTTGACAGGTGATAATTATTTTCACCCAATAATTTTGCTAATTAAGCTAAATTTTCTGCGGTTGGGCAGACTTACATATACACTATTTGCCactaaaatatctataaataacGTTCCATCCAATACAATTGTTTTACATTTACTTGAGTACCAAAACGCAATAGATTCATGAAAACTATGCGCTTATGAGCCATGTATAacattaaaatacatttataaaaatattattacaataaaaaatgggcatataaataaagaagtcatacataaaaagaaaagttagAAGCAAATTAACTCAATTAGCCAAATTATTATCGTTTTTTTACCAACTTTCCAATTCGAAGGAATTCCTCTATATAAGACGGGAAATTTATTAGCAGAACTTTAGTTTATTTGGGATAACCATGAAGTCGATTTCTTATGGTGGGTAATAAAGAAAGCACATAGAATAAATCGTTAAGCTGAGCGATCATAATTTGTGTTACACTATCCAAAAAGTAACGTGTAGGTTCAGCAAAACTAtttattcaatattaaaattgccTAGGCTCTAATCAATGCAATTCTACAGTTTTAGCTTTTGTCATAAGCATCTCAAGCATATATTTGAGCCATGCGGAGATTAATCAAAACTcagaaataagagaaacatTTGATTCGGAAGTCCCCATACCAATAAAACTCAACTATGGGAACcagaaaatttataataaaattcgACCCCCAACGGGCAAGCTGGAAGAACAAATCGCAGAAAATATCAATGAAATAAGGACTGAGAATTTCCTGGATGACTCTAACTATGACGATAACACAGAGATTCCATCAAGCTTCGGACTCAAAAGGTTATGGGGAAAGTGGCGGCGAAGAAGGAAATCTACCAAAGCACCATTAGAAGCCACAACAAAACCAGCAGACCCAGGCACCTCCACCGCTATTCCGACCCCAACGGGAACGCCTCCAACTTCCACAGCTATCCCGTCATCAAC
Above is a genomic segment from Drosophila kikkawai strain 14028-0561.14 chromosome 3R, DkikHiC1v2, whole genome shotgun sequence containing:
- the Osi16 gene encoding uncharacterized protein Osi16, which produces MLLTKTLEYLFYLALFAFMCKYAQSASVVQPTEAPPPTLAETLKKPQKSETLLSGCETSSFSWMCLKIEFVKIMEKLAEQEELNVLPGVSVVKDENATELKTSELMAEVARSYPSDPSTRLNGYIVAKLENLLKTRFLRFRLLDDKALVEGRKHKFGKKGGLEALVAAGVMMKGMLMAMGFGAIALMAGKALMTALMALTLSGVLGLKSLAGGGGKSTTYEIVAKPIYTSSHSHSVTHEDGGHGHSPHFAAGGGGGTASGFGYGGYARSMKSEASTNQI